TCCCGCTGTCGCCAGGCCCCGCACCAAACCCGCTGAAACACGCCAGGAAGAGCTGATGGACGCCGCGCAGGCGCTGTTCCTGTCAAAAGGCGTGGACGCGACCACCATCAGCGACATCGTGGCCGCCGCCGATGTGGCCAAGGGCACGTTCTATACCTACTTCGCCTCGCGCACCGAGATCCTGCAGGCGCTGGCACTGCGCTACACACAACAGTTCATGGCCGAGGTCGACCACGCGGTGCAGCAGCAGCCTGCCCGCGATGGCGTGGCGCGCCTGCGCGCCTGGATCCGCGCCAACATCGAGATCTACGTCCGCACGCACGCGCTGCACGACGTCGTGTATGCCAACCATCACCACCACCAGCGCGGCAATGCCGAGCGCAACGCGATCCAGCAGCAGTTGCTCGGCATCCTCGAAGCAGGTGTCCACGCGGGCCTGTGGCAGCTGTCGGCACCGCAGGTCACGGCCTCGCTGATCTATGCCGGCGTGCATGGCGCCACCGATGACCTGATCGCCGTGCCCATGCAGGACGCGGACACCTTCATTGCGGCGGTGGTGGCCGATTGCCTGCGCATGGTTGGCGTGTCGCCTGTTCCCGCGCGCACCGCCAGGCGCGGCTGAGGCACCATCCACCGCTCAGGCGTGGGCGAGGATGTTCAACAGCCGACCGAACGGATCGCGGACGAAGAAACGCCGCACGCCCCAGGGCTCGTCGGCCGGACCATATTCCAGCGCAATGCCGGCCGCGCGCATGCGCTCCAGCACGTCCTGCAGATTGTCCACTTCGATCGACAGGTCCGGCACCGGCGTACCCGAACCTCCTTCACTGGCGAAGCTGACCTGCGCCAGCGCACTGCCCTGCCCGCCGTGGGTGACGATCCAGCCATGGTCCATCACCACCGGCATGCCGAGCAGCTCGCCATAGAACGCAGCGGCACGGGCGGGATCGGACGTGGCGATGTTGGCGACGACACGCGTGACGGCCATGTTCCACTCCACCCGGAAGAATGTGTCGAGACTGCCCGACCTTGCGCACAAACAGAAGAGCCCCGTCATGGACGGGGCCCGTCATCAGCCGATCATGGCCGGGCTTACACCGCGCCGCAGCGATCCATGACACATCGATCGTATTCGTACTGGCATTCCATGGCATCCCCCCCACCGGCTACACACGCCTGATAGGCCTTCCAGCAGGGAAAATCGCAGGGCTGGACCGGTCCGGCCACGGCCACCGAGCCGCTGCAGGCCAACGCGAACACAGCACCGGCGATCACTTTCCTGAAAGTACGCATCGACATCACTCCTTGATAAGCCTGGTGAGCCCAGGCCGGGCCACCTTAGCGCTGCACACGGGACGTTGGGTGAAGGCGGATGCGGCTGGACTCAGTGTTGCAGCAACCCCAGGACACGCAGTTGCTCGGCCAGCTCATCAATGTTGCGCCACGGCAGGATCGGCGAATTGCCGCGCTCGTCCGGCGGGTTGTCCGGCAGCGCGTCGGACCAGCCACCCGCCCCCACAAGCGGCAGCAGCGGTCGCTTGTGCAGCCACGCCAGGCAAACCTCCGAGATCGTGCCGGCGCGCCCGCCGATGACGATGCAGGCGTCGCCGGCCAGGGCCATGATCAGGTTGCGCGCATCCCCCATGCCACAGGGCACCACCACCGTGGCCGGCCAATCGACCGGCGGCATGCTGCCTTCCGGGATGACGCTGAGCACCTGGCCACCGGCGGCGATCGCCTGCTCGGCAGCTACCCGCGTAGCGGCGCTGCCGCAGCCACTGACCACCGTGATGCCCTGGATGGCCAGGAAACGCCCTGCTTCAGCTGCGCGCTCGAACGCGTCACTGCCAGGATCGGCACTACCCAATATCGCCAACTGTGGTTTACGGAATGCGGTACCCATGGACGGTTCCAAGGCCTCGGAAAGAAGGGGCACGGTGCCCCGCCCGGCGGAGCCAAGCCATGCACCGATCACAGAACATTAACACGTTCATAAAATTCCCTTCACATTACTGGGGGATATCGCCACGCCTTGGCGTTAACGGCCTTGTTGTCCGTCAACCAAGGAAGTTGTCTGATGAATCACCCGCTGTACGGCCGTTCGTCCCGCTCCCTGTCGCACCGCCCACTGGCGCTTGCCGTCGCCAGCTCGCTGCTGCTGGCCACTGCACTGCCGGCCATGGCCAGCGAATCACTCGAGGCCTGGCAACAGCAACGCCAGATGCAGGCTGCGTGGGCGCAGCCCGCTGCCAGCACGGCACCCGCAGCGACAGCCGCTGCACCTGCCGCCAGCAGCACGGCCATTCTTGGCAACCCGGGTGATCCGGCCAGCTGGCGTAGCGATGAGTTCAACGCCGATTGGGGCCTGGGCGCGATGGGCGCGGACTACGCCTATGCACGCGGCCTGACCGGCAAGGGCGTACGTCTGGCGCTGTTCGACTCGGGCTCCGCGCTGGCGCATCCGGAATTTGCAGGACGCAATACCTCCAGCATCACCATCGGTGCCGACTGTGCGACGCCGGGTGTGGTCGCAGGTACCGGCGCCTGCGGACAGACCCGCGGCGAGCAGCCCGGCTACAACTACTACGGCCTCGGCGCCGGCGTTCCGGCCGCGCTCGCGGCACGCCTGATCGCCGCCGGCCAGCCCTATGGCTTCAGCTACGCCGACCACGGAACGCATGTGCTTGGCACCATCGGCGCCAACCGCAATGGCACCGGTATGCATGGCGTGGCCTTTGGTGCGGATCTCACCGCCGCCCGCGTGTTCGGTGACACCTACTACGAGTGGCGCCTTGACCCCGACAATTTCTATCGCCCGCGCGCGGTGTACCGCACCGATCCGGATGACGCCGCCACGCTGGACATGTACGCGCAGATCCAGGCGCAGGGTGTACGCGCCATCAACCACAGCTGGGGCATTTCCACGCGCAACATGACCGCCGCCGCGCTGGACCAGCAGTACGCCAGCATCGGTGCCGACTACGGCGTGTACGGCAGCATCTACGCCAACAACGGCGATACCCCGGGCTCCACCCTCATCCAGGTGTGGTC
The sequence above is a segment of the Stenotrophomonas maltophilia genome. Coding sequences within it:
- a CDS encoding TetR/AcrR family transcriptional regulator, whose product is MQIPAVARPRTKPAETRQEELMDAAQALFLSKGVDATTISDIVAAADVAKGTFYTYFASRTEILQALALRYTQQFMAEVDHAVQQQPARDGVARLRAWIRANIEIYVRTHALHDVVYANHHHHQRGNAERNAIQQQLLGILEAGVHAGLWQLSAPQVTASLIYAGVHGATDDLIAVPMQDADTFIAAVVADCLRMVGVSPVPARTARRG
- a CDS encoding VOC family protein; this encodes MAVTRVVANIATSDPARAAAFYGELLGMPVVMDHGWIVTHGGQGSALAQVSFASEGGSGTPVPDLSIEVDNLQDVLERMRAAGIALEYGPADEPWGVRRFFVRDPFGRLLNILAHA
- a CDS encoding Rossmann fold nucleotide-binding protein, translated to MGTAFRKPQLAILGSADPGSDAFERAAEAGRFLAIQGITVVSGCGSAATRVAAEQAIAAGGQVLSVIPEGSMPPVDWPATVVVPCGMGDARNLIMALAGDACIVIGGRAGTISEVCLAWLHKRPLLPLVGAGGWSDALPDNPPDERGNSPILPWRNIDELAEQLRVLGLLQH